From the Peromyscus leucopus breed LL Stock chromosome 8b, UCI_PerLeu_2.1, whole genome shotgun sequence genome, one window contains:
- the LOC114707745 gene encoding C-C motif chemokine 6-like, producing the protein MRNSATAISFFILVAVIGSQAGIIHETILGERSEIGRFEPPVFHQGVHGSSDCCFSYVSRILCSRFVSYFPTSGGCIEPGIIFVGRKRNQVCANPSDPRVQECIKRLRLTIRPGDQAIA; encoded by the exons ATGAGGAACTCGGCGACTGCCATTTCATTCTTTATACTTGTGGCTGTCATTGGATCCCAGGCTGGGATCATACATG AAACAATACTAGGAGAGAGGAGTGAAATTGGTCGCTTTGAACCTCCAGTATTTCATCAAG GCGTTCATGGCTCTTCAGACTGCTGCTTCTCCTATGTCTCACGGATCCTGTGTTCAAGATTTGTGTCCTATTTTCCAACCAGTGGTGGATGCATCGAGCCAGGCATCAT CTTTGTCGGCAGGAAGAGGAACCAGGTCTGTGCCAACCCCAGTGATCCAAGAGTTCAGGAGTGCATAAAACGCCTGAGGCTAACCATAAGACCTGGGGACCAAGCCATTGCTTGA